ACAACGGAATGCCGGCGGTGCACTACGTCAACTACTCGGGCGCCGACACCCGCGACACCCAATTCATCGGCTACACGTTCTGCAACTAATCGTTCAGACCTGATGGCGGCGACACGCTGCTGAACCGGCTGGCGGCGCGATCGCCGCTCAGACCTCGATGACGACGGCGCCGCCCTGGCCACCGCCCGCGCACATCGCCGCGACGCCGATGCCGCCGCCGCGCCGGGCCAGCTCGTAGGTCAACGTGGTGACCATGCGGGCGCCCGAGGCCGCGATGGGATGGCCGAGGCTGCAGCCGCTGCCGAAGAAATTCACCTTCTCCTCGTCGATGCCGTACTCCCGGCACGCCGCGATCGGCACGGAGGCGAACGCCTCGTTGATCTCCCACAGCGCCACGTCGCCGACCGACAGCCCGGCCCGCTGCAGCACCTTCCCGATGACCTTGACGGCGCCCAGACCGGTGTCCCTGGGTGCCACGCCCACCGCGGCCCACGCCTTGACGGTGCCCATCACGTCGAGCTTTTCGGCTTGCGCGTAGTCGCGGTCGACGAGCGCGACCGCCGCGGCGGCGTCGTTGGTGCCACTGCTGTTGCCCGCCGTGATCGAGAATCCCTCGATCTCGGGGTGCAGCACCTTGAGCGCGGCGAGTTTCTCGACGGTGGTGTCGCGCCGGGGATGCTCGTCGACCGAGAACTCGGTCACCGAACCGTCGGGCCGGGTGATCTTGAGCGGGACGATCTCGTCGAGGAACTTGCCCGCGTCGATGGCCGCGATCGCGCGCTGATGCGACCGGGCCGCCCAGGCGTCCATCTCCTCGCGCGTGATGCCGGCCGCCTGCGCCGTGTTCCAGCCGACGGTGATCGACATGTCCTTGGTGGGAGCGTCCGGCGCCTCGACGTGCGTCGGCGGCAGCCACCGCTCCTCGAACTGCAGCTCGGGGCCGGGGATCCGCTGGTTCATCAGCGGCGTCATCGACAGCGACTGCACACCGCCGGCGATGAGCACGCGCTCCATCCCGGAACCGATCTGGGCTGCGGCATTGCCGATGGCGGTAAGGCTCCCCGCGCAGTGCCGGTTCACCGACTGCCCGGGAATGTCCTCCATACCGGTCGCGGCGGCGGCGTATCGGGCCAAATCCCCGCCACCGTAATGGGATTCGGCGAAGATGATGTCGTCGATGGCCGACGGGTCGACACCCGACCGGCGCACCACCTCGGGAAGCACCGTGGTGATCAGCGCCTCGGGCGGCGTGTTGACCAGCGTGCCCTTGAAGGAGCGGCCGATCGCCGTCCGGGCGGCTCCGACGATCACGGGTGTGGCCATGTTCTCAACCTCGAACTGTTATGGCTGCGGTCGGCAGCACGGGCGGGACATCCGGTCGGACGAGGCGAATCGTATCAAATACCGTATGGGCAATAGTAACGGGCTAAGTTTACCGACCGCGATGAGACGGTCGGAGCCTGGTCGTTGGCGAGCACGTAATCATGCCGTTCATTCCGTCCTTCGGACGGGCTACCTTTCCCGCGCGTGCCATCGGCTCGCGTTCATAAACGGCGTTGATCATCACATCCAAAACGGGTGTTGGACGTGACGTCACCGGTGGCGGCATTGTAAAAGTCGAATCTCCGGTCCATCACTGCCAAGGAGAACGAAATGCTCACGCAGACAAGCACACACGCTGCCTCACTGATCGACGGCGAAATCGTTGAAGAGTCCGATCTCGGCTCGATCCGGCGATTGACGGCAGACACCTTCCCGATCCTGAAGGGCATGTCGATCAAGCGGCTGCTGATCAATCCGGGCGCCATGCGGACCCCGCACTGGCATGCCAACGCCAACGAGCTGACCTACTGCGTTTCGGGCACCGCGCTGGTGTCGGTGCTCGACACCGGCAGCCGGTTCTCGTCTTTCGTGGTTCGCGCGGGAGACATGTTCCACGTCGACTCCGGTTCGCTGCATCACATTGAAAACATCGGCAGCGACACAACCGAATTCATCATCGCCTTCCGCAACGATCGGCCCGAGGATTTCGGGCTGGGTGCGGCTTTCGGCGCGATGACCGACGCCGTGCTGGGGAATACCTATGACCTGCCGGCCTCGGATTTCGCCGCGATGCGCCGCAGCACTACCGACCGTGCATTGGCCGCGCGTCACGAGGAACCGGACGTGCCGGCCACCGCGTACTTCGACGACCCGCACAAGTTCTCGGTGGACGCCATGACTCCGCCCGTCAGCGTCGCCGTGGGCTCCGCCCGGACCGCGCGCTTGCAGTATTGGCCCGCGCTCAAAGACCTGTCGATGTATTCCTTGCGCATCCGCGAAGACGGTATGCGCGAACCTCACTGGCATCCGATTACCGCCGAGATGGGCTACGTCAATCGTGGAGCGGCCCGCATGACCGTAATGGATCCGGACGGCACCCTGGACACGTGGTATTTGCGGCAGGGCGATGTGTACTTCGTGCCGCGCGCCTACCCGCACCACATCGAGGTCTTCGACGCGCCCGAGATGCACTTCTGCATCTTCTTTGACCAGCCCACCCCGGGTGACATCGGGTATCGCACTTCGGCGAGCGCCTACTCGCGGGAAGTGCTGGCGGCCACGTTCGACACCCACGTCGACGACCTGCCCGACTTCCCGTTCACCAAAGCCGATCCGCTGATCGTCAACCGGCGCAATCCGGTCGACGCCCACGGCGTCGAGAACGATGAGCGCGCCGCCACTGCACGCGCCACAATGAGTCGATGACCACTACGCTGCTCGCCCAACGTGACGCGACCCGGACAGCCGCATACCGAGTCGCGGCGATGCTGATGGGCACCGGCACCCTCCACTTCCTGGCGCCCAAACCGTTCGACACGATCGTTCCCGCCGAACTGCCCGGGGACGCGCGGCTCTACACCTACGCGTCGGGAGTGGCCGAGGTATCAATCGGAGCGCTGCTGCTGCCGCGACGCACCCGGCGGCCAGCCGCGCTGGCGGCCGCCCTGCTGTTCGTCGGGGTGTTTCCGGCGAATGTCAACATGGTTCGGTTGTGGTGGGAGAAACCCTGGCCGGTGCGCGTTGCGGCCCTGGCCCGGCTGCCACTTCAGATTCCGATGATCACCACCGCGCTCAAAATCAGGCGCAACAGCTGACGGCAGCCCTTGGCGGCCTCGTGTCGGGCGTCACTCGCCGCGCAATTCGGCCGCGAAGCCTCGGCACGTTCGCCGCACACAGACCGCGGATCAACGCGATGCCGGGCGGCGGCTGACCGGCGCGGTAAAGCCTTGGGTGTCATCGAAGAAGGCCCAGTTACCGTCGTCGTTGACCTCCATCCGCCAGCCCAGCTCGGAACTCCCGATGGAGTCGACAAACCATGCGTGTGCGGCCTCGGCGCTGGCAAATTCCTTCGCCGCGACAACCTCGCCGTGTGGGTCGATGACCCGAAACTCAGCCATGAAACGTGATTATCCCCCGTGGCCGGACAGCAATCACGTGTAATGCCGGCTCACCGAGCCGACGATGACACCGCCTATACCGTGCGGGCCAACCGGTCGGCGATCAGCTCGGCGAACCGCGCCGGATCCTCGAGTGCGCCACCTTCGGCGAGAAGCGCTGTGCCGTAGAGTAATTCGGCGGTCTGGGCGACCCTAGCGAGCGCAGCGTCGTCATCCGCCTTCTTTTGCGCTTCCCGCAGGGCGGTGATGAGCGGGTGATTCGGGTTGAGTTCGAGAATCCGCTTCCCGACCGGAACATCCTGCCCGGAAGCACGGTAAAGGCGCGCGAGCGTCGGGGTGACCCCGAAGGCGTCGGTGACCAGGCATGCCGGCGACTCGGTCAGCCGGGTCGACAGCCGCACCTCCTTGACGTGGTCGCTCAACGTCTCCTTCAACCAGGCCAGCAGGTCAGCGAACTCCTTCTGTTGCTCCTCGCGCTCGGCCTCGCTCTTGTCCCCCTCGGAATCCAGGTCCACCTCGCCCTTGGCCACCGACTGCAGCGGTTTGCCGTCGAATTCGCTCACCACGCCCACCCAGACCTCGTCGACCGGGTCCGTGAGCAGCAGCACCTCGTAACCCTTGGCCTTGAACGCCTCGAGGTGTGGTGATTTCAGGAGTTGCTGTCGGGTCTCACCGGTGGCGTAGAAGATCTGCTCCTGGCCTTCCTTCATGCGCTCGACGTACTCGGCGAGGGTGGTGGGTTGCTCGTCGCTATGCGTCGAGGCGAACGAGGAGATGCTCAGCAGCGTGTCCTGGTTGTCGAAGTCCGACAGCAACCCCTCCTTGACGACCCTGCCGAACTGGGTCCAGAAGGTGCGGTAGTCATCGGGCCGCTCGGACTGCAGCTCCTTGATGGTGGAGAGGACCTTCTTGGTCAGCCGGCGGCGGATCGCCTTGATCTGTCGGTCTTGCTGCAGGATTTCGCGGGACACGTTGAGCGACATGTCTTGTGCGTCGACGACGCCCTTGACGAAGCGCAGGTACCGGGGCATGAGCTGATCGCAGTCGCCCATGATGAATACGCGCTTGACGTACAGCTGTAGCCCGATCTTGGCGTCCGAGTCGAACAGGTCGATCGGGGCGTGCGACGGGACGAAGAGCAGGGCCTGGTATTCGAAGGTGCCCTCGGCCTTCATCACGATGACCTCGAGCGGGTCGTCCCAGGCGTGCGCGATGTGCTTGTAGAACTCCTTGTACTCCTCCTCGGACACCTCGTCTTTGGGACGGGCCCACAGGGCCTTCATCGAGTTGAGGGTCTCGGTTTCGATCGTGACGGTATCTTTGCCACCTTCTTCGGTGGCCGGGGTGTGTCGCTGGACTTCCATCCGGATGGGCCAGGCGATGAAGTCGGAGTACTTCTTGACCAGGTTCCTGATCTTCCACTCCGCCGTGTAATCGTGCAGCTCGTCCTCGGCGTCTTCGGGCTTGAGACGCAGGGTGACCGACGTGCCTTGGGGAGCCCCTCCACCTGATGAGTCGACGGATTCGATGGTGTAGGTGCCCTCGCCGCTGGATTCCCACCGGGTGGCTTCGCTCTCGCCGGCCTTGCGCGTCAGCAGCTCAACCTTGTCGGCCACCATGAAACATGAGTAGAAACCGATGCCGAACTGACCGATCAGTTCCTCCGACGCGGCCGTGCTTTTAGCGGTCTGGGCCTCGCGCAACTGTCGGCGCAGCTCGGCGGTGCCCGACTTGGCCAGGGTGCCGATCAGGTCCACGACCTCCTCGCGCGTCATCCCGATGCCGTTGTCACGAACCGTCAGGGTGCGCGCGTCCTTGTCCACCTCGATCTCGATGTGTAGATCGGAGGTGACAGTGCCATCAGGGTCGAGGTCCTTGTTGCGGAACGCTTCGAGTCGCAGCTTGTCCAGCGCGTCCGAGGCGTTCGAGATCAACTCCCGTAGAAACGAATCCTTGTTGGAGTAGACCGAGTGCACCATCAAATCCAGCAGTTGCCGAGCCTCCGCCTGAAACTCCAACTGCTCGATACCCGCGTTCATGAGACTCCATTCGACGACATGACGTTTCAAATTTACCGAGCCCGGAACACTCGTTCTCTGGCACCCGGGTTCCCCGTTCGCCGATCGCGCCGGGCTCTACCCTGAACAGGTCGGCATCAACGATGATCGAGCTGGGCTGATGGGAGATCATGGTGTCTGTTGCGCAACGCGAACGTGCCGCCCTCGTCGACACCCTGCGCGGCGTCGGGCCGGACGCACCCACCCTGTGCGAAGGCTGGAAGACACGAGACCTGGCCGCCCACCTCATGATTCGGGAGTACCGCCCCGACGCCGCACCGGGCATCCTGATCCCATTCTTCGCCTCCCACACCGCCAAGGTGCAGAACGAGGTGGCCGAGCGGACCGAGTGGAACGAGCTGGTGAACAAGGTCGCGTCCGGACCGCCGGCCTACTCGCCGCTCAAGCTGCTGGACCCGCTGGCCAATGTCGCCGAGATGTTCATCCACCACGAGGATGTGCGCCGCGCGCAGCCGGGCTGGGAGCCGCGCGCACTCGAGCCCGCCCTGAGCACCAGGCTGGGCCGCATCCTGCCGCTGATGGGCCGGCTGACGCTTGCGAAGGTCCCCGCGCGGGTGGCGTTGCGCACCCCCGAGGGCAAGACGGCGCTGATCGTCGGGAGCGGCCCGGCGGTCACGGTGACCGGTGCTCCGGAGGAGCTGCTGCTGTTCGCCGTCGGGCGACGGGCGCGAGTCCAGTTCGACGGCGATGCGACGACGGCGCAGGCGGTCCGCGATGCGCCCAAGGGGCTGTAGCACCTCCTCCGGTCTTCATCCGGCCGGTGAATTTACCGATGCCGGACGGAATCCGGAGTGCGCTATCGCGACGGACACGCCGCTGCCGATCGGGCCGTTGCGGTCGACGAGAACGGCCGAGCCGGTGGCCACCCCGTCGTGGCTAGAGTGCGTCAGCGAAGCCAGCCCGATGTGGGGCCCTTCGGGCAGCCGGCTCAGCGTCAGCGTGTAGTCGGCATTGATGAACTGCAACGCCTGCGTGCCCCAATTGGCGATGGAGGCCGTGATGTCGGCGGCCATCGCCGCGCGGGTGAAGGCGCTGAGCGGTTCGCCGCCGATCAACGGGCGTGTTTCGTGCAACCAGGTGTATTTCGGTCCAGAGGTGTTGGCCCACTTCGGATCGGGATTCTGGATCCCCGCGCCCCAGCCGTAGGTCCGCATGAAAAGCGACGGTTGGGCGCCGTCCTCGACTGGCAGCGGCGGCATCTGCACCGATTGGGACCACACGCGCCCGTCGGGCTGCGGGCCGCGCCGCAGAAACAGTGCGCTCCCGCGTGCCACGGGGGCGCCACGCTGGGTGAGAACGGCTTCGACGAGCCGCAATCGCCGCCGGTCATGGTGGACGCGGGTGTGCACCTCGATCGGTTCGAGCGCGGTTGGTGCCGGTAGGTCGACGGTCAGCCGGGCGGGTTGCAGTTGCGGGTCGTCGACCGCGCGTTCGACCGCCCGGGCCAAGAGGCCGCCCACGACGTGGCCGCTGATCGACGGGCCCCACCCGCCGCGCGCGATTTGGGTTGGCACGTAATGGCTTTCGTCGCGTACAAAGTACGGCGTCGGCATCGCCGGATCATTGTCATCCGGCGTGATATTCGATTCGGTCAATGCACGACTCTCCGCCTGATCGGGACCCTCAACGGGTTCCGCTCCCGTGAGGTTGACAACTGTAGAAGTTACAGTTTCTCGTCCAGTCGCGACGTCCGGCCATCGGGCCCTCGTCCCCCGCGGCCATCGCGAGATCGACGGTAGCGTGCGACCTTCCTCGAACTTTTCCGCGCTCTCGTCGATTTCGGTGGCAACCTGCGTCGCACCGTCAGGCGATTGCGGCGCCCACCAGATGGCCGATCGCGTAAGTGACCGCCAACGCAAGACCACCGCCGACGACATTGCGGACCGCTGCCCGGCCCTGCGGTGCTCCGCCCAATCCCGCCGACACCGCACCGGTGATCACCAACGCCACGAGTACCGCCACGACGGTGGCTGGGATTCTCCACGTCGTCGGCGGCGCCAAGATCACGATCAACGGCAACACGGCGCCCAATGTGAATGACAGCGCCGAGGACAGCGCGGCGTGCCACGGGTTGGTCAGCTCCTCGGGATCGATACCCAGTTCGACCTCGGCGTGGGCGGGGAAGGGATTGCGGTCGGTGAGTTCCTCAGCCACGGTGCGCGCCGTCGCCGGCGACAGACCCTTCGCTTCATACAGCGCGGCGAGCTCGTCCAGTTCGGCGGCCGGATCGTCGTGCAACTCTTGAAGTTCCTTGGCTAACAACGCCTGCTCGGTGTCTCGCTGGGTGCTGACGGAGACGTATTCCCCCAACGCCATCGATACGGCTCCGGCGGCCAGCCCCGCGATTCCGGCGGTCAATATCGGGCCGCGTTGCACGGTCGCCGCCGCCACACCAACGACGATGCCCGCAGTGGAGACGATCCCATCGTTGGCGCCCAGCACCCCCGCGCGCAGCCAATTCAACTTCGACGACACCGAACCCTCATGGGGTTCGTGGTGGGGCGTGGTCGACACGGCCGCAACGATATCCATCAAAACCACGTCTGACCAGCAAACATAGCCTTGCCAAAGCTAGCCAAACCTTGCCTTATCCGGACCTTGTCCGGCTAGGGGTTTGCCGGGCGGCGAGGGCTGCGGCGACGGATGCGACGGTCCGCCCAAAGGTTTTGCATGGACTTGTCATAGCGGATCCATAGGTAGACTATTTAGTCTACGGG
The nucleotide sequence above comes from Mycobacterium malmoense. Encoded proteins:
- a CDS encoding thiolase family protein, with the translated sequence MATPVIVGAARTAIGRSFKGTLVNTPPEALITTVLPEVVRRSGVDPSAIDDIIFAESHYGGGDLARYAAAATGMEDIPGQSVNRHCAGSLTAIGNAAAQIGSGMERVLIAGGVQSLSMTPLMNQRIPGPELQFEERWLPPTHVEAPDAPTKDMSITVGWNTAQAAGITREEMDAWAARSHQRAIAAIDAGKFLDEIVPLKITRPDGSVTEFSVDEHPRRDTTVEKLAALKVLHPEIEGFSITAGNSSGTNDAAAAVALVDRDYAQAEKLDVMGTVKAWAAVGVAPRDTGLGAVKVIGKVLQRAGLSVGDVALWEINEAFASVPIAACREYGIDEEKVNFFGSGCSLGHPIAASGARMVTTLTYELARRGGGIGVAAMCAGGGQGGAVVIEV
- a CDS encoding cupin domain-containing protein, yielding MLTQTSTHAASLIDGEIVEESDLGSIRRLTADTFPILKGMSIKRLLINPGAMRTPHWHANANELTYCVSGTALVSVLDTGSRFSSFVVRAGDMFHVDSGSLHHIENIGSDTTEFIIAFRNDRPEDFGLGAAFGAMTDAVLGNTYDLPASDFAAMRRSTTDRALAARHEEPDVPATAYFDDPHKFSVDAMTPPVSVAVGSARTARLQYWPALKDLSMYSLRIREDGMREPHWHPITAEMGYVNRGAARMTVMDPDGTLDTWYLRQGDVYFVPRAYPHHIEVFDAPEMHFCIFFDQPTPGDIGYRTSASAYSREVLAATFDTHVDDLPDFPFTKADPLIVNRRNPVDAHGVENDERAATARATMSR
- a CDS encoding DoxX family protein, which translates into the protein MTTTLLAQRDATRTAAYRVAAMLMGTGTLHFLAPKPFDTIVPAELPGDARLYTYASGVAEVSIGALLLPRRTRRPAALAAALLFVGVFPANVNMVRLWWEKPWPVRVAALARLPLQIPMITTALKIRRNS
- the htpG gene encoding molecular chaperone HtpG, which encodes MNAGIEQLEFQAEARQLLDLMVHSVYSNKDSFLRELISNASDALDKLRLEAFRNKDLDPDGTVTSDLHIEIEVDKDARTLTVRDNGIGMTREEVVDLIGTLAKSGTAELRRQLREAQTAKSTAASEELIGQFGIGFYSCFMVADKVELLTRKAGESEATRWESSGEGTYTIESVDSSGGGAPQGTSVTLRLKPEDAEDELHDYTAEWKIRNLVKKYSDFIAWPIRMEVQRHTPATEEGGKDTVTIETETLNSMKALWARPKDEVSEEEYKEFYKHIAHAWDDPLEVIVMKAEGTFEYQALLFVPSHAPIDLFDSDAKIGLQLYVKRVFIMGDCDQLMPRYLRFVKGVVDAQDMSLNVSREILQQDRQIKAIRRRLTKKVLSTIKELQSERPDDYRTFWTQFGRVVKEGLLSDFDNQDTLLSISSFASTHSDEQPTTLAEYVERMKEGQEQIFYATGETRQQLLKSPHLEAFKAKGYEVLLLTDPVDEVWVGVVSEFDGKPLQSVAKGEVDLDSEGDKSEAEREEQQKEFADLLAWLKETLSDHVKEVRLSTRLTESPACLVTDAFGVTPTLARLYRASGQDVPVGKRILELNPNHPLITALREAQKKADDDAALARVAQTAELLYGTALLAEGGALEDPARFAELIADRLARTV
- a CDS encoding TIGR03085 family metal-binding protein; translation: MSVAQRERAALVDTLRGVGPDAPTLCEGWKTRDLAAHLMIREYRPDAAPGILIPFFASHTAKVQNEVAERTEWNELVNKVASGPPAYSPLKLLDPLANVAEMFIHHEDVRRAQPGWEPRALEPALSTRLGRILPLMGRLTLAKVPARVALRTPEGKTALIVGSGPAVTVTGAPEELLLFAVGRRARVQFDGDATTAQAVRDAPKGL
- a CDS encoding thioesterase family protein; protein product: MPTPYFVRDESHYVPTQIARGGWGPSISGHVVGGLLARAVERAVDDPQLQPARLTVDLPAPTALEPIEVHTRVHHDRRRLRLVEAVLTQRGAPVARGSALFLRRGPQPDGRVWSQSVQMPPLPVEDGAQPSLFMRTYGWGAGIQNPDPKWANTSGPKYTWLHETRPLIGGEPLSAFTRAAMAADITASIANWGTQALQFINADYTLTLSRLPEGPHIGLASLTHSSHDGVATGSAVLVDRNGPIGSGVSVAIAHSGFRPASVNSPAG
- a CDS encoding VIT1/CCC1 transporter family protein — protein: MSTTPHHEPHEGSVSSKLNWLRAGVLGANDGIVSTAGIVVGVAAATVQRGPILTAGIAGLAAGAVSMALGEYVSVSTQRDTEQALLAKELQELHDDPAAELDELAALYEAKGLSPATARTVAEELTDRNPFPAHAEVELGIDPEELTNPWHAALSSALSFTLGAVLPLIVILAPPTTWRIPATVVAVLVALVITGAVSAGLGGAPQGRAAVRNVVGGGLALAVTYAIGHLVGAAIA